Proteins from a genomic interval of Ktedonobacterales bacterium:
- a CDS encoding IS5/IS1182 family transposase, which produces MARKPYPSDVSDDEWAFVAPYLTLMTEDAPQRE; this is translated from the coding sequence ATGGCAAGAAAACCGTACCCCAGTGATGTCAGCGATGACGAGTGGGCCTTCGTGGCCCCTTATTTGACCTTGATGACGGAAGACGCGCCGCAGCGGGAG